In a genomic window of Procambarus clarkii isolate CNS0578487 chromosome 10, FALCON_Pclarkii_2.0, whole genome shotgun sequence:
- the LOC138363188 gene encoding uncharacterized protein: protein MCHTVTTCVTRQQHVSHCNNICHTATTCVTLQQYVSHCNNMCHTATTCVTLQQHVSHCNNMCHTATTCVTLQQHVSHGNNMCHTATTCVTLQQHVSHCNNMCHTATTCVTLQQHVSHCNNMCHTATTCVTLQQHVSHCNNMCHTATTCVTLQQHVSHCNNMCHTATTCVTLQQHVSHCNNMCHTATTFITLQQHFLSFFYTLINKGVSSLFPT from the coding sequence ATGTGTCACACTGTAACAACATGTGTCACACGGCAACAACATGTGTCACACTGCAACAACATCTGTCACACTGCAACAACATGTGTCACACTGCAACAATATGTGTCACACTGCAACAACATGTGTCATACTGCAACAACATGTGTCACACTGCAACAACATGTGTCACACTGCAACAACATGTGTCACACTGCAACAACATGTGTCACACTGCAACAACATGTGTCACACGGCAACAACATGTGTCACACTGCAACAACATGTGTCACACTGCAACAACATGTGTCACACTGCAACAACATGTGTCACACTGCAACAACATGTGTCACACTGCAACAACATGTGTCACACTGCAACAACATGTGTCACACTGCAACAACATGTGTCACACTGCAACAACATGTGTCACACTGCAACAACATGTGTCACACTGCAACAACATGTGTCACACTGCAACAACATGTGTCACACTGCAACAACATGTGTCACACTGCAACAACATGTGTCACACTGCAACAACATGTGTCACACTGCAACAACATGTGTCACACTGCAACAACATTTATCACACTGCAACAacattttctttcttttttttacaCCTTAATAAACAAAGGTGTGTCTTCTCTATTTCCCACGTAA